A genomic stretch from Marinobacter fonticola includes:
- the nusG gene encoding transcription termination/antitermination protein NusG: MAKRWYVVHAYSGFEKHVMRTLHERVALNSLEDRFGEILVPTEEVVEMREGKKRKSERKFYPGYVLVQMEMDDETWHMVKNTPRVLGFIGGTKDKPAPITEKEAEAILRRVESGVDKPKPKTLFEPGEIVRVVEGPFADFNGVVEEVDYDKSRVKVAVLIFGRSTPVELEFGQVEKD, from the coding sequence ATGGCCAAGCGCTGGTATGTCGTGCACGCTTATTCCGGCTTTGAAAAGCACGTAATGCGCACTCTCCATGAGCGTGTTGCCCTGAATAGCTTGGAAGACAGGTTTGGCGAGATTCTCGTGCCGACTGAAGAAGTGGTCGAGATGCGAGAGGGCAAGAAGCGTAAGAGCGAGCGTAAGTTCTATCCGGGTTATGTGTTGGTCCAGATGGAAATGGACGACGAAACCTGGCACATGGTCAAGAACACCCCACGTGTACTCGGTTTTATCGGTGGTACTAAAGATAAGCCTGCGCCGATTACCGAGAAGGAAGCGGAAGCGATATTGCGTCGTGTAGAGAGCGGTGTGGATAAGCCGAAGCCCAAGACGCTGTTTGAGCCGGGTGAAATCGTACGCGTCGTTGAAGGGCCGTTTGCCGACTTCAATGGCGTTGTCGAGGAGGTTGACTACGACAAGAGTCGTGTTAAGGTCGCCGTCCTTATTTTTGGCCGCTCAACGCCTGTTGAGTTGGAGTTTGGTCAGGTCGAGAAAGACTGA
- the secE gene encoding preprotein translocase subunit SecE, producing MESKTEQATGRFDALKWLVVFVLIAAGVVGNLYFGAESLLYRVLGLVVLALVAAFVALQTERGRRFALLLKEARVEIRKVVWPTRPELVQTTFIVVVFVLVVALLLWGMDSLISWLVSGIIG from the coding sequence ATGGAGTCTAAAACAGAACAAGCAACCGGTCGCTTCGATGCATTGAAGTGGCTGGTTGTTTTTGTCTTAATTGCCGCCGGTGTCGTTGGCAACCTCTATTTCGGTGCTGAGTCGCTCCTCTATCGGGTTCTCGGTCTCGTTGTTCTGGCGTTGGTCGCTGCGTTTGTGGCGCTTCAAACCGAACGAGGTCGCCGTTTCGCGCTGCTTTTGAAAGAGGCGCGAGTCGAGATTCGCAAGGTGGTGTGGCCCACGCGTCCCGAGCTCGTGCAGACCACCTTTATTGTGGTCGTATTTGTGCTGGTTGTCGCGCTGCTGCTGTGGGGTATGGACTCGTTGATCAGCTGGCTGGTCTCCGGGATTATCGGGTAA
- the rplA gene encoding 50S ribosomal protein L1, producing MAKLSKRQKLIREKVDSARSYSVDEAVALLVELGGSVKFKESIDVAVNLGVDARKSDQVVRSSTVLPNGTGKSVRVAVFTQGANAEKATAAGADIVGMDDLAEEVKKGNLDFDVVIATPDAMRVVGQLGQILGPRGLMPNPKVGTVTPDVETAVKNAKAGQVRYRTDKNGIIHAPMGNVEFPAQSIKENLESLIADLKKAKPSTAKGVYLKKVTLSSTMGPGLTIDQSGLNI from the coding sequence ATGGCTAAGCTGAGCAAGCGTCAAAAGCTGATTCGTGAAAAGGTAGACTCCGCTCGTTCTTACTCGGTTGACGAGGCCGTCGCCCTGCTGGTTGAGTTGGGTGGAAGCGTAAAGTTCAAGGAGTCTATCGACGTAGCCGTGAATCTCGGCGTCGATGCCCGTAAATCCGACCAGGTTGTTCGTAGCTCCACCGTTCTGCCTAACGGAACCGGCAAGTCCGTGCGTGTTGCGGTCTTCACCCAAGGCGCCAACGCTGAAAAAGCGACTGCTGCCGGTGCTGATATCGTAGGCATGGATGATCTGGCCGAAGAAGTTAAAAAAGGCAACCTGGATTTTGACGTTGTTATTGCAACGCCGGATGCAATGCGTGTTGTGGGTCAGTTGGGCCAGATCCTGGGCCCGCGTGGTCTAATGCCGAACCCGAAGGTCGGTACCGTAACGCCCGACGTTGAAACTGCAGTCAAGAATGCCAAGGCGGGTCAGGTCCGTTACCGGACCGACAAGAATGGCATTATCCATGCCCCGATGGGCAATGTGGAATTTCCTGCTCAGTCAATCAAGGAAAACCTTGAGTCGCTGATTGCAGATCTGAAAAAGGCCAAGCCATCCACGGCGAAGGGCGTTTACCTGAAGAAGGTGACTCTGTCCTCCACCATGGGGCCGGGCCTCACTATCGATCAGAGCGGTTTGAACATCTAA
- the rplK gene encoding 50S ribosomal protein L11 → MAKKIEAYIKLQVAAGQANPSPPVGPALGQHGVNIMEFCKAFNAQTQGMEPGLPTPVVITVYSDRSFTFVTKTPPASVLLKKAAGIKSGSSRPNTDKVGTVSRAQLEEIAKTKEPDLTAADMDAAVRTIAGTARSMGLNVEGL, encoded by the coding sequence ATGGCAAAGAAAATCGAAGCCTATATCAAGCTTCAGGTTGCAGCCGGTCAAGCTAACCCAAGCCCCCCTGTTGGTCCGGCTCTGGGTCAGCACGGTGTGAATATCATGGAGTTCTGTAAGGCGTTCAACGCCCAGACCCAGGGTATGGAGCCGGGGCTGCCGACACCGGTCGTTATTACTGTTTACAGTGATCGCAGCTTCACGTTTGTTACCAAAACGCCGCCGGCGTCAGTGCTGTTGAAAAAAGCGGCTGGCATCAAAAGCGGTTCAAGCCGTCCCAATACCGATAAAGTCGGTACTGTAAGCCGGGCGCAGCTTGAGGAAATTGCCAAGACCAAGGAGCCGGATCTGACGGCTGCTGACATGGACGCTGCAGTTCGCACCATTGCGGGCACTGCGCGTAGCATGGGTCTGAACGTGGAGGGTCTGTGA